Proteins from a single region of Desulfolutivibrio sulfoxidireducens:
- a CDS encoding radical SAM protein produces MSINSVWNRVRGLEPLSLCDWPGRMSAVIFLGGCNLRCPHCHNSGLAWYPERYPPIEPADLGKFFAARGPWLDGIVVTGGEPTLAEDLPELVTALLAFGPPVKVDTNGMRPEMVEAVLSRAPGTRFSVDVKAPFEKYPLVTGNAVTEGEARESMGRIFELAMGHPGLFMFRTTRVPELCDEDVRVIREEILPSGFSLTVQAYVPPTARREEKGHAHSDKKTRRLPGNLVHGTHRPGHLEGAQGQRHPGSAFGQAVGA; encoded by the coding sequence TTGAGCATCAATTCCGTCTGGAACCGAGTCAGGGGTCTGGAGCCGTTGTCCTTGTGCGACTGGCCCGGGCGCATGAGCGCCGTGATCTTTTTGGGCGGCTGCAATCTGCGCTGCCCCCATTGCCATAATTCCGGTCTGGCCTGGTATCCCGAGCGGTATCCGCCCATAGAACCGGCCGATCTGGGAAAATTTTTCGCGGCGCGTGGTCCGTGGCTGGACGGTATCGTGGTCACGGGCGGCGAGCCCACCCTGGCCGAGGACCTTCCGGAACTGGTGACGGCGCTTTTGGCGTTCGGGCCGCCGGTGAAGGTGGACACCAACGGCATGCGTCCGGAGATGGTGGAGGCCGTGCTTTCCCGTGCCCCGGGGACGCGGTTTTCCGTGGATGTGAAGGCGCCGTTTGAGAAGTATCCCCTGGTCACGGGCAATGCCGTGACCGAGGGCGAGGCCCGGGAGAGCATGGGCCGGATTTTCGAGTTGGCCATGGGGCATCCGGGGCTGTTCATGTTCCGGACGACCCGGGTGCCGGAGCTTTGCGACGAGGACGTGCGGGTGATCAGGGAGGAGATTCTGCCGTCCGGTTTTTCGTTGACCGTTCAAGCATACGTGCCGCCAACGGCGCGTAGGGAGGAGAAGGGACATGCCCATTCGGATAAGAAAACGCGACGGCTGCCAGGAAACCTGGTCCACGGAACGCATCGCCCAGGCCATCTTGAAGGCGCTCAAGGCCAGCGGCATCCAGGATCCGCTTTTGGCCAGGCGGTTGGCGCATAA
- a CDS encoding ribonucleoside triphosphate reductase yields MAQAILKALKASGIQDPLLARRLAHKVEGKLEELEVPEQEQVQDQVEQVLMESRLFGVAKRYIIYREKRRELREQKAAYLDIKDVIDNYLSKADWRVAENANMCHSFQGLMLHLSGTVQARYALEKYPEEVRAAHEHGYFHIHDLSFGLAGYCAGWSLKDLLLEGFNLEGRSCAGPARHFDSALGQMVNFLGTLQNEWAGAQAFNNVDTYLAPFIRHDQLSYKQVRQAVQKFVFNLNTTSRWGGQSPFTNLTFDLAPPKHLANEAVIIGGKLLDSVHGDYAKEMEMFNQAFLEVMSQGDYHGRIFSFPIPTYNITKDFPWESPIGKNLLELTAKYGAPYFQNFINSDLNPEDVRSMCCRLQMDLRELRKKVGGLFGAGDLTGSVGVVTLNLPKLAFLAQGEEDFLDLVQEYAELAKTALEFKRKLINGNLERGMFPWTRRYLKNGFKGHFSTIGLVGGHEACLNLLGKGIETDAGVRLMTRVLNHLRELTAGYQEETGNLYNLEATPAEGTSYRLAKIDKSLYADIRASGNGTPYYTNSTTLPVGLSSDVIYALEHQNKLQPLYTGGTVFHTYLGEAVTDLDALKSFIIKAFTMTKIPYLSITPTFSICKKHGYILGEHPTCPDCGEPAEVYTRIVGYYRPVSQWNKGKQSEYADRVTFEGVDCMCGG; encoded by the coding sequence ATCGCCCAGGCCATCTTGAAGGCGCTCAAGGCCAGCGGCATCCAGGATCCGCTTTTGGCCAGGCGGTTGGCGCATAAGGTCGAAGGCAAGCTTGAGGAACTCGAGGTTCCGGAGCAGGAACAGGTTCAGGACCAGGTGGAGCAGGTGCTCATGGAGTCGCGCCTTTTCGGCGTGGCCAAGCGCTATATCATCTACCGGGAGAAGCGCCGGGAGTTGCGCGAGCAGAAGGCCGCCTACCTGGACATAAAAGACGTCATCGACAACTATTTGAGCAAGGCCGACTGGCGGGTGGCCGAGAACGCCAACATGTGCCATTCGTTCCAGGGGCTCATGCTGCATCTCTCGGGCACGGTGCAGGCCAGATACGCCCTGGAGAAATACCCCGAGGAGGTCCGGGCGGCCCACGAGCACGGTTATTTCCACATCCATGACCTGTCGTTCGGGCTGGCCGGGTATTGCGCCGGCTGGAGCCTGAAAGATCTGCTGCTCGAGGGCTTCAACCTGGAGGGCCGCTCCTGCGCCGGGCCGGCCAGGCATTTCGATTCGGCCCTGGGGCAGATGGTCAATTTTCTGGGCACGCTGCAGAACGAATGGGCCGGGGCCCAGGCCTTCAACAACGTGGACACCTATCTGGCCCCGTTCATCCGCCACGACCAGCTCAGCTACAAGCAGGTGCGCCAGGCCGTGCAGAAGTTCGTGTTCAATCTGAACACGACGTCGCGTTGGGGCGGCCAAAGCCCGTTCACCAACCTGACCTTCGATCTGGCCCCGCCCAAGCATCTGGCCAACGAGGCGGTGATCATCGGCGGCAAGCTCTTAGACAGCGTGCACGGGGACTACGCCAAGGAAATGGAGATGTTTAACCAGGCCTTCCTGGAGGTCATGTCCCAGGGGGACTATCACGGCCGCATCTTCTCCTTCCCCATCCCCACCTACAACATCACCAAGGACTTTCCGTGGGAGTCGCCCATCGGGAAGAACCTGTTGGAACTGACCGCCAAATACGGTGCGCCGTACTTCCAGAACTTCATCAATTCGGACTTGAACCCCGAGGACGTGCGCTCCATGTGCTGCCGGCTGCAGATGGATTTGCGGGAGCTGCGCAAGAAGGTGGGCGGCCTTTTCGGGGCCGGCGACCTGACCGGGTCCGTGGGCGTGGTGACCTTGAACCTCCCCAAGCTGGCCTTTCTGGCCCAGGGCGAGGAGGATTTCCTGGATCTGGTTCAGGAATACGCCGAACTGGCCAAGACGGCCCTGGAATTCAAGCGCAAGCTCATAAACGGCAACCTGGAGCGGGGCATGTTCCCGTGGACCAGACGGTACCTCAAAAACGGCTTCAAGGGCCATTTCTCGACCATAGGTCTTGTGGGCGGGCACGAGGCCTGCCTGAACCTTCTGGGCAAGGGCATCGAGACCGACGCCGGGGTCAGGCTTATGACCCGGGTCCTCAATCACCTGCGCGAACTGACCGCGGGCTATCAGGAGGAGACCGGCAACCTCTACAACCTGGAGGCCACCCCGGCCGAGGGCACCAGCTACCGGCTGGCCAAGATCGACAAGTCCCTGTATGCGGACATCCGGGCCTCGGGCAACGGCACGCCGTACTATACCAACTCCACCACCCTGCCCGTGGGCCTGTCCTCGGACGTCATCTACGCCCTGGAGCACCAGAACAAGTTGCAGCCCCTGTATACCGGCGGCACGGTATTCCATACGTATCTCGGCGAGGCCGTGACCGATCTGGACGCCTTGAAGTCCTTTATCATCAAGGCCTTCACCATGACCAAGATCCCGTACCTTTCGATCACGCCCACGTTCTCCATTTGCAAGAAACACGGCTACATCCTGGGCGAGCACCCCACCTGCCCGGACTGCGGCGAGCCGGCCGAGGTGTATACCCGCATCGTGGGCTACTACCGGCCCGTGTCCCAGTGGAACAAGGGAAAACAGTCCGAATACGCCGACCGGGTGACGTTCGAGGGAGTGGATTGCATGTGCGGAGGCTAG
- a CDS encoding DMT family transporter yields MPDQRKATLHGLMAVLMWSTVASAFKLSLRHMDPVQLLLYSSLASTACLGALLAAKGRLGLVFSMTRRQYLRAILFGALNPFLYYLILFAAYDRLPAQLAQPINYTWAITMTLLSIPLLGQRIGRRDLLAVVVGYAGVVVISTRGNLAGLSFESPAGVALALLSTVVWAVYWIYGARDDRDPVAGLLLNFAASLPMTLAACLLTSGLVPKSPLGFLGAAYVGVFEMGLAFVLWLSAVRNAENTARLANLIFLSPFLSLVFIHVFVGEEILPSTFAGLFLIMAGLAIQRTAKAKKAP; encoded by the coding sequence ATGCCCGATCAGCGCAAAGCCACCCTCCACGGCCTTATGGCCGTGCTCATGTGGTCCACGGTGGCCTCGGCCTTCAAGTTGTCGCTTCGCCACATGGACCCGGTGCAACTGCTCCTGTATTCCAGCCTGGCCTCCACGGCCTGCCTGGGCGCGCTCCTGGCCGCCAAGGGCCGCCTGGGCCTGGTCTTCTCCATGACCCGGCGGCAATACCTGCGCGCGATCCTTTTCGGGGCGCTCAACCCCTTTCTCTACTATCTGATCCTGTTCGCGGCCTACGACCGCCTGCCGGCCCAATTGGCCCAGCCCATCAACTACACCTGGGCCATCACCATGACCCTTTTGTCCATCCCGCTCCTGGGCCAGAGAATCGGCCGGCGGGACCTTCTGGCCGTGGTCGTGGGCTACGCCGGGGTGGTGGTCATCTCCACCCGGGGGAACCTCGCGGGCCTGTCCTTCGAGAGTCCGGCCGGCGTGGCCCTGGCCCTTTTGTCCACGGTCGTGTGGGCCGTGTACTGGATTTACGGCGCAAGGGACGACCGGGACCCGGTGGCCGGGCTGTTGCTCAACTTCGCGGCCTCCCTGCCCATGACCCTGGCCGCGTGCCTTCTGACCTCGGGGCTGGTCCCGAAAAGCCCCCTGGGGTTTCTCGGCGCGGCCTACGTGGGGGTCTTCGAGATGGGGCTGGCCTTCGTTTTGTGGCTGTCGGCGGTCAGAAACGCCGAGAACACGGCCCGTCTGGCCAACCTGATCTTTCTTTCGCCCTTTTTGTCCCTGGTCTTCATCCACGTTTTCGTGGGCGAGGAGATTCTGCCCTCCACCTTCGCCGGCCTTTTCCTTATCATGGCCGGATTGGCCATCCAGCGCACGGCCAAGGCCAAAAAGGCCCCGTAA